A genomic stretch from Patagioenas fasciata isolate bPatFas1 chromosome 8, bPatFas1.hap1, whole genome shotgun sequence includes:
- the DUSP13A gene encoding dual specificity protein phosphatase 13A: MSGGEALGPQGPEGTGSRTGDIPSLKEIEQLLNTGRPSCNHVDEVWPNLFLGDLVTAHNRFVLWKMGVTHVLNAAHGTVYSHGGHDFYGTTIEYYGVPAHDLPSFDISQFFFSAAQFIHNALNTPGAKILVHCAVGVSRSASLVLAYLMINHHLPLVEAIKTVKEHRWISPNRGFLKHLRNLDVQLRQKKDC; the protein is encoded by the exons ATGTCTGGGGGGGAGGCGCTGGGCCCCCAGGGACCTGAAGGCACTGGGTCACGCACAGGGGACATTCCCTCCCTTAAAGAAATCGAGCAGCTCCTGAACACCGGGCGGCCCTCTTGCAACCACGTTGATGAAGTGTGGCCTAATCTCTTCTTAGGAGACCT TGTAACAGCTCACAACAGATTTGTTTTGTGGAAGATGGGTGTGACCCACGTTTTAAATGCTGCCCATGGCACAGTGTACAGCCACGGGGGCCACGACTTTTATGGAACGACCATTGAGTATTATGGTGTACCAGCCCATGACCTCCCAAGCTTTGATATAAGCCAGTTCTTTTTCTCTGCGGCGCAATTTATCCACAACGCCTTGAACACGCCAGGAG ctaAAATTTTGGTACATTGTGCAGTTGGAGTGAGCAGGTCAGCTTCCCTAGTCCTAGCATATCTCATGATAAATCACCACCTCCCATTGGTTGAAGCCATCAAAACAGTGAAGGAGCATCGATGGATCTCACCCAATCGTGGCTTTCTGAAACACCTGCGAAATTTGGATGTTCAGCTACGGCAAAAGAAAGACTGCTGA